Proteins encoded in a region of the Devosia sp. RR2S18 genome:
- a CDS encoding cation:proton antiporter, producing the protein MELSFPIEEPVLEFTVLVLAALLVQLTFRKLPVPALIGLLLIGMLIGPGALNVLAPDMAVELLGSVGLLYIMFLAGLEIDLDVVRRHKSEAAVFGGLALVISFALAFGLGLVLGFDWPGAALLAAAISSHTLIAYPMIERMDLVHERPMVAAVGGTLLTDTAALIVLIVVLQVSGSDGGAFGWVWPIIMFTVVAAIALFAVPRVTRWVFDTLGTTRAESALFVLGILVLLATVAEEVGAEDILGAFLAGICLNRVLKGREELFEHLIFAGRMLFIPFFFIETGMRLRLEVFADMNVWLMAGSILLVIIVGKTMAAWIAGHLFDYGRLARFVMIGLTIPQAAATLAVTTTASDAGLVSDELLDAIIIVIFITCLAGAITVRFAGQRLAGAHEQKDFGTEHM; encoded by the coding sequence ATGGAACTGAGTTTCCCCATAGAGGAGCCCGTGCTGGAGTTCACCGTGCTGGTGCTGGCGGCGCTACTGGTACAGCTCACATTCCGAAAGCTGCCGGTGCCGGCTTTGATCGGTCTCTTGCTCATTGGCATGCTGATCGGGCCCGGCGCGCTTAATGTTCTGGCGCCTGACATGGCGGTCGAACTGCTCGGCTCTGTGGGGCTTCTCTACATCATGTTCCTGGCGGGTCTGGAGATCGATCTGGACGTGGTTCGCCGCCACAAGAGCGAGGCTGCAGTTTTCGGCGGGCTGGCGCTGGTGATCTCTTTCGCACTCGCTTTCGGGCTTGGCCTGGTTCTTGGGTTCGACTGGCCGGGTGCAGCGCTTTTGGCGGCTGCGATCTCGTCCCATACGCTGATCGCCTATCCCATGATCGAGCGAATGGATCTGGTCCACGAGCGTCCCATGGTCGCGGCGGTAGGGGGCACGCTCCTGACTGACACGGCAGCGCTGATCGTCCTTATTGTGGTCCTGCAAGTCTCTGGGTCGGACGGTGGCGCCTTCGGTTGGGTATGGCCCATCATCATGTTCACAGTCGTCGCCGCCATTGCGCTTTTTGCCGTTCCTCGCGTGACCCGCTGGGTATTCGATACCCTCGGCACGACGCGCGCAGAAAGTGCCTTGTTTGTCCTTGGGATATTGGTGTTGCTCGCGACAGTCGCCGAAGAAGTTGGAGCGGAGGACATCCTGGGGGCTTTCCTCGCCGGCATCTGCCTCAACCGGGTGCTGAAAGGCCGCGAGGAACTCTTCGAGCATCTCATCTTTGCCGGCCGTATGCTGTTCATCCCGTTCTTTTTCATTGAGACGGGCATGCGGCTCAGGCTCGAAGTCTTCGCCGATATGAACGTGTGGTTGATGGCGGGATCAATCCTGCTGGTCATTATTGTAGGCAAGACCATGGCGGCGTGGATCGCTGGACATCTCTTCGACTATGGACGCCTCGCGCGCTTTGTCATGATCGGCCTGACGATACCGCAAGCAGCGGCTACCCTCGCCGTGACGACGACGGCCTCCGACGCAGGCCTTGTCAGTGACGAGCTTCTGGACGCCATCATCATCGTTATTTTCATAACCTGCCTCGCCGGGGCGATCACCGTGCGATTTGCCGGTCAACGTCTGGCTGGTGCGCACGAGCAAAAGGACTTTGGGACAGAACACATGTGA
- a CDS encoding Flp family type IVb pilin, whose amino-acid sequence MKALLKKFQDDESGATAIEYGLIAALISVGIIAAVSVLGGNLKATFETINTKMEWTEATGT is encoded by the coding sequence ATGAAGGCACTTCTGAAAAAATTCCAGGACGACGAAAGCGGCGCGACCGCGATCGAATACGGGCTTATCGCTGCCCTCATTTCCGTTGGTATCATCGCTGCGGTAAGCGTGCTCGGTGGAAACCTGAAAGCCACCTTCGAGACCATTAATACGAAGATGGAATGGACGGAGGCTACCGGAACGTAG
- a CDS encoding glycosyltransferase family 4 protein → MRIAYLSASYLPSLAANSVHVMKMCSALAREGHEVTLHADTHWQDRAVGDAEIFAASGVAPDFKLQRRPMFPVPGTRRINALLAARAAVRDADLGIARNLLSGYLSARWGVPMMVEQHHPLASGSLADRLFRRMLVLPTFRKLIVITEALKNEFLRLYPELEGRILVAADGADPADRGALPLPPDVGPFRVGYVGHLYKGKGMELIAQLVPLCPWAHFTIVGGRPEDIASWQAALSEFPNIEFLGHQPHSQAAAHISRSHVVLLPNQEQIWTVSSGQNMFRKVGFDIGSWTSPLKMFEYMAVGKPIIASDLAVLREVLRDGENAILCPPNDPSAWAAAIKTLCDDSALRTRLGETAHRDFLVNYTWAERARRIVAAADIVPAKQVR, encoded by the coding sequence ATGCGTATCGCCTACCTGTCCGCGTCCTACCTCCCATCCCTTGCAGCCAACAGTGTCCACGTCATGAAGATGTGTTCCGCCCTGGCCAGGGAGGGGCATGAGGTTACACTGCACGCAGATACCCATTGGCAGGATAGAGCAGTCGGTGACGCCGAAATTTTTGCGGCGTCCGGCGTCGCCCCAGATTTCAAGCTGCAGCGACGGCCGATGTTTCCCGTTCCAGGAACGCGTCGCATCAATGCTCTTCTGGCGGCTCGGGCAGCTGTTCGCGACGCGGACCTTGGGATTGCCCGAAATCTGCTCTCTGGCTATCTGAGCGCCCGTTGGGGGGTGCCGATGATGGTGGAGCAGCATCACCCTCTGGCCTCGGGATCCCTGGCCGACCGCCTCTTCAGGCGCATGCTGGTTTTGCCTACCTTTCGTAAGCTCATCGTAATCACAGAGGCTCTGAAGAACGAGTTTCTAAGGCTTTACCCAGAGCTGGAAGGCCGCATCCTCGTCGCTGCCGATGGAGCAGATCCCGCGGATCGTGGCGCCTTGCCGCTGCCGCCCGATGTGGGGCCCTTTCGAGTCGGATATGTGGGGCATTTATATAAGGGCAAGGGCATGGAGCTCATCGCCCAACTTGTGCCTTTGTGTCCCTGGGCGCACTTCACCATTGTCGGTGGCCGGCCAGAAGATATTGCAAGCTGGCAGGCGGCGCTCTCGGAGTTTCCCAATATAGAGTTCCTGGGCCATCAGCCCCACAGTCAGGCGGCGGCCCATATATCGAGATCACACGTTGTCTTGTTGCCGAACCAAGAGCAAATCTGGACAGTATCCAGCGGTCAGAACATGTTCCGCAAAGTGGGTTTCGATATCGGATCATGGACCTCCCCTCTCAAGATGTTTGAGTATATGGCGGTAGGAAAACCGATAATCGCCTCCGACCTTGCTGTCCTACGCGAAGTCCTGCGCGACGGCGAAAACGCTATCCTCTGTCCACCAAACGATCCGTCAGCATGGGCGGCGGCTATCAAAACGCTGTGCGACGATAGCGCTTTGAGAACGCGCCTTGGAGAAACTGCCCACCGAGATTTTCTGGTGAACTATACCTGGGCCGAACGCGCCAGAAGGATCGTTGCCGCAGCGGACATTGTCCCCGCGAAACAGGTGCGGTGA
- a CDS encoding oligosaccharide flippase family protein has protein sequence MKPWKIRSLASGSIRASAALAFSLKGASILLSLVVGVVLARLLGAEEFGIYAFALSVATLLSIFSQFGLPNFLTREIAKEEQRGNWRAIQEIWRWSNQVALAFSAIGVVLSGIALAVFWGKLPTGQNLALVLGLVLVPVLVLSAIRSAALRGLRKVLASVYPESLLRPVLMTSLLVGAYFLLDRDLRGAEAVALNLVSAAIILALLSLLLRNSWPSGKHSSELNGVADRSAWLASARSMALVAAIGQIIKQTDVLMLGLLVAPTEVGLYRVALQGAALIELGQVAAFWVVGPYFARLHAKADTAALQKLARMNAMAVFALAALTYLVFVLFGRQIVVTIMGSEFAGAENYILILGLGQLANAFFASVSFFLSMTGHEKLVSRVLFFVMLFNIALNLGLIPLFGPMGAAAATAISMAIQNIILYRLARRVTGIRTAPW, from the coding sequence TTGAAGCCTTGGAAAATTCGATCCCTCGCAAGTGGCTCCATTCGCGCGAGCGCTGCGCTTGCGTTTAGTCTGAAAGGCGCAAGCATCCTCCTCAGCCTGGTCGTCGGCGTGGTCCTGGCCCGCTTGCTGGGGGCAGAAGAGTTCGGCATCTATGCCTTTGCCCTTTCAGTCGCAACGCTGCTGTCCATCTTCTCTCAGTTCGGCCTGCCAAATTTCTTGACCCGGGAAATTGCCAAGGAGGAGCAGCGGGGAAACTGGCGGGCGATACAGGAAATATGGCGGTGGTCCAATCAGGTAGCGCTTGCTTTCTCTGCAATTGGCGTCGTGTTGAGCGGCATCGCCCTTGCAGTTTTCTGGGGCAAGCTTCCGACAGGACAAAACCTTGCGCTCGTTCTCGGCTTGGTTTTAGTGCCGGTGCTAGTGCTATCCGCCATCAGATCTGCCGCTCTGCGCGGCTTGCGCAAAGTGCTAGCCAGCGTCTATCCGGAAAGTCTGCTTCGACCTGTCTTGATGACGAGCCTGCTGGTAGGCGCATATTTCCTTTTGGATCGCGATTTACGGGGCGCCGAAGCGGTTGCGCTCAATCTGGTTTCGGCGGCGATTATTCTTGCGCTGTTGAGTCTACTTCTGCGCAACTCCTGGCCGAGCGGCAAGCACTCGAGCGAACTGAACGGGGTTGCCGACCGAAGCGCCTGGCTCGCCAGCGCGCGCTCCATGGCCCTCGTGGCAGCAATCGGCCAAATCATCAAGCAGACGGATGTTCTCATGCTCGGTTTGCTGGTTGCCCCGACGGAAGTCGGGCTCTACCGCGTGGCTCTCCAAGGAGCGGCATTGATCGAATTGGGGCAAGTTGCTGCCTTTTGGGTCGTAGGGCCGTACTTCGCTCGCCTTCATGCAAAGGCTGACACTGCCGCACTGCAGAAGCTCGCAAGAATGAATGCGATGGCGGTATTCGCACTGGCAGCGCTAACCTACCTCGTGTTCGTTCTGTTTGGACGGCAGATCGTGGTCACCATCATGGGATCCGAGTTTGCCGGCGCCGAGAATTACATCCTTATTCTTGGACTCGGACAGCTCGCGAATGCTTTTTTTGCCTCCGTCAGCTTCTTCCTTTCCATGACGGGCCACGAGAAACTCGTATCGCGCGTGTTGTTCTTCGTGATGTTGTTCAATATCGCCCTCAATCTTGGTCTCATTCCGCTCTTCGGACCTATGGGGGCCGCTGCGGCTACGGCAATTTCCATGGCCATCCAGAACATAATCCTGTACCGCCTTGCCCGTCGCGTCACGGGAATCCGAACGGCACCGTGGTAG
- a CDS encoding DUF2147 domain-containing protein — protein MGSAFGVILGGVLAVLGYGAALAQEAIEGTWRTQLQSEITIAPCAEGFCGALSKIVVPSEGLSADEIAAAAAMPVEAYTDHRNKDANLRSRPMLGLQILTLRPSTKPGIYDGDIYNPQDGNTYSGYVEMVTMDLMRLNGCVLYNIICRGEDWVRVIPEPEALPSAG, from the coding sequence ATGGGCTCTGCGTTCGGGGTGATTTTGGGGGGAGTGCTGGCGGTGCTCGGTTACGGCGCGGCATTGGCACAAGAAGCGATAGAGGGAACCTGGCGGACGCAATTGCAGTCGGAAATCACCATCGCGCCCTGCGCCGAAGGGTTCTGCGGCGCGCTCAGCAAGATTGTGGTGCCCAGCGAAGGGCTTTCGGCCGACGAGATTGCTGCAGCCGCGGCCATGCCGGTCGAGGCCTATACAGACCACCGCAACAAGGATGCAAACCTGCGCAGCCGGCCCATGCTGGGGTTGCAAATCCTGACGCTACGCCCCAGCACCAAGCCGGGTATTTATGATGGCGACATCTACAATCCCCAGGATGGGAATACCTATTCGGGCTATGTAGAGATGGTGACGATGGATCTTATGCGCCTCAATGGCTGCGTGCTCTACAACATCATTTGCCGCGGCGAGGATTGGGTCCGGGTGATCCCCGAACCCGAAGCGCTGCCTAGCGCTGGTTGA
- a CDS encoding glutathione S-transferase family protein, translating to MTSQTKPIDAYSLPTPNGQKVHIMLEELEVPWTYHRIDIGKGDQFKPDFLAISPNNKIPAIVDPEGPGGTPISIFESGAILKYLATKFGKFYPADPRQQVRVDEWVFWQAGGFGPMLGQNHHFALYAPEKIPYAIKRYVDETHRLYGVLNKQLEAQDYIAGDYSIADIMSIGWAQGWERQGQDINDFPNVKAWIERLGQRPAVVKGLQIGKDQPSSDLSQDKDAQKILFNQR from the coding sequence ATGACCTCCCAGACCAAGCCGATCGACGCCTATTCGCTGCCCACGCCCAATGGCCAGAAGGTCCACATCATGCTCGAGGAGCTAGAAGTGCCGTGGACCTACCATCGCATCGATATCGGCAAGGGTGACCAGTTCAAGCCGGACTTTCTAGCCATCTCCCCCAACAACAAAATTCCGGCCATTGTCGACCCGGAAGGTCCCGGGGGCACGCCCATCTCCATCTTCGAATCGGGTGCCATCCTCAAATATCTGGCGACCAAGTTCGGCAAGTTCTACCCCGCCGATCCGCGCCAGCAGGTCAGGGTCGATGAATGGGTCTTCTGGCAGGCCGGCGGTTTCGGCCCCATGCTCGGCCAGAACCACCATTTCGCCCTCTATGCACCCGAGAAGATCCCCTACGCCATCAAGCGCTATGTCGACGAAACCCACCGTCTCTATGGCGTGCTCAACAAGCAGCTCGAAGCCCAAGACTACATCGCCGGTGATTATTCCATCGCCGACATCATGTCGATCGGCTGGGCCCAGGGGTGGGAGCGCCAAGGGCAGGACATCAACGACTTCCCCAATGTGAAGGCTTGGATCGAGCGCCTGGGGCAGCGGCCTGCGGTCGTCAAAGGCCTCCAGATCGGCAAGGATCAGCCCTCGAGCGATCTCAGCCAAGACAAGGACGCTCAGAAAATCCTGTTCAACCAGCGCTAG
- a CDS encoding glyoxalase superfamily protein, whose protein sequence is MSFSLDTISAQTLKSEAKALREERARQGEPLTQGAALEAVAQAHGYRDWNTARAMLPDRVAAPLQVGHRVRGTYLGQNFRGLMLGVQLLVDMRHYQVTVLFDEPVDVVTSDLFSAFRQRVTATVDIHGVSPALLGNGRPQMRVARE, encoded by the coding sequence ATGTCGTTTTCGCTCGACACCATTTCCGCCCAAACGCTCAAATCCGAAGCCAAGGCATTGCGAGAGGAACGCGCCCGCCAGGGCGAACCGCTCACCCAGGGCGCTGCGCTTGAGGCGGTTGCTCAAGCCCACGGCTACCGCGACTGGAATACCGCCCGCGCCATGCTGCCCGACAGGGTCGCCGCGCCCCTGCAGGTCGGCCATCGGGTTAGGGGCACCTATCTCGGCCAGAACTTCCGTGGCCTCATGCTCGGTGTCCAACTGCTGGTCGACATGCGCCACTACCAGGTGACTGTACTCTTCGACGAGCCTGTGGACGTCGTCACCTCTGACCTCTTCTCGGCCTTCCGGCAGCGCGTCACCGCAACCGTCGATATTCACGGCGTCTCTCCGGCCTTGCTGGGCAACGGGCGCCCACAAATGCGCGTTGCGCGAGAATAA
- a CDS encoding sulfite exporter TauE/SafE family protein, protein MLETLFLLVAGLLGGAVNSLAGGGSFIVFPALLAVGVPPVIANASNTYAAMPGYVSGTVGYWSAMAKYKDRLVLYTIMSLVFGYIGAELLLVVSDKVFSLVVPWLMAFAVLLFIFGNQINSLVASRGGSGRGMRLVGSALLLVFLALVCVYGGFFNAGLGILLLAFLATAGMSDIHAMNGLKLYISSIVALVAVARFAFNGSIDWYHGSIALVGVVVGGYLAARLAHLIPRQWIRTGVIIYGVVMTGYFFWGAYLA, encoded by the coding sequence ATGCTCGAAACCCTCTTTCTCCTTGTTGCCGGCCTCCTGGGCGGCGCTGTTAACTCGCTTGCTGGGGGAGGATCGTTCATCGTCTTTCCCGCACTCCTGGCCGTTGGCGTACCACCGGTTATCGCAAACGCGTCCAACACCTATGCGGCCATGCCGGGTTATGTAAGTGGGACGGTTGGCTACTGGAGTGCGATGGCCAAGTACAAGGACCGGCTGGTGCTCTACACCATCATGTCCCTGGTGTTTGGTTACATCGGCGCCGAACTGCTGCTGGTGGTTTCGGACAAGGTCTTTTCGCTGGTCGTGCCCTGGCTGATGGCCTTTGCGGTGCTGCTCTTTATCTTCGGCAACCAGATCAACAGCTTGGTGGCATCTCGGGGTGGTAGCGGGCGTGGCATGAGGCTCGTCGGTTCCGCGCTGCTGCTGGTGTTCCTGGCGCTGGTTTGCGTCTATGGCGGCTTCTTCAATGCCGGCCTGGGCATCCTGCTGCTGGCGTTCCTGGCAACCGCGGGTATGAGCGACATTCACGCGATGAACGGGCTCAAGCTTTATATCTCGAGCATCGTGGCCCTCGTCGCAGTGGCTCGCTTTGCCTTTAACGGCTCGATCGACTGGTATCATGGCTCCATCGCCTTGGTGGGCGTGGTCGTGGGCGGGTATCTCGCAGCTCGGCTGGCTCACCTCATCCCGCGGCAGTGGATCCGGACGGGCGTCATCATCTACGGCGTAGTAATGACGGGCTACTTCTTCTGGGGCGCCTATCTGGCCTAA
- a CDS encoding molybdopterin-dependent oxidoreductase, whose translation MNKPLALRTARSVCPHDCPSACALDVEIVDAHTIGRVRGAKDDPYTAGVICEKVARYAERIHHPERLLHPMRRVGPKGSGQWQQIGWEDALDEIATRFTQIEAEHGPEAIWPYFYAGTMGHVQRDGIERLRAAKGYSRQYDTICTGTAWPGYIAGTGMLGGVNPEQMAESDCVVIWGTNAVHTQVNVMTHAMRARKERGAKVVVIDIYETATMAQADMGLILRPGTDGALAVAVMHVLLREGLADRAYMARYTDFGPEFEAHLAARTPEWASPITGLSVEQIEAFARLVGMTPRSYFRLGYGFTRQRNGATAMHAALCIPAMTGAWQHRGGGAFHSNSGTWSLDKSRLTGSFLQKGDPRWLDMSEIGLILTGDATALKGGAPVMAMIVQNTNPASVAPEQQLTRRGLAREDLFLVVHEQFMTETAELADIVLPATMFLEHNDYYTRGGHTRVLFGPALIERPGDVRSNHEVINALALRLGLTDDVFRTNDRDVVADTFQRSNYPALEEVEKTGFVDRERPDAQARFADGFAWPDGKFRFAPNWQGTADRKGYLWVCDPADMPRFADHWGITEETDHEHPFRLATSPARGFLNSSFNETPGSQKREGVPTVFIHPEDALRLDIAEGDAVKVGNRRGSVILTARVRLGMSLGVLIAEGLHKNRSHRGGWGINALTSATPAPPFGGTTYHDSAVWITKAH comes from the coding sequence ATGAACAAGCCTCTCGCTCTGCGCACCGCACGGTCCGTTTGTCCGCATGATTGCCCGTCGGCCTGTGCGCTCGATGTCGAGATCGTCGATGCACACACCATCGGGCGCGTTCGTGGTGCCAAGGACGATCCTTATACGGCTGGCGTCATCTGCGAGAAGGTTGCCCGCTACGCGGAGCGCATCCATCATCCCGAGCGCTTGCTGCACCCGATGCGCCGCGTCGGGCCCAAGGGCTCAGGGCAGTGGCAGCAAATTGGCTGGGAGGATGCACTCGACGAGATCGCCACCCGTTTCACCCAGATCGAGGCAGAACATGGACCCGAGGCGATCTGGCCCTATTTCTACGCCGGCACCATGGGTCATGTGCAGCGCGATGGCATTGAGCGCCTTCGTGCCGCCAAGGGCTATTCGCGCCAATACGACACTATCTGCACTGGCACCGCCTGGCCCGGCTATATTGCTGGGACGGGCATGCTGGGCGGCGTCAATCCCGAGCAGATGGCAGAAAGCGATTGCGTCGTCATCTGGGGCACCAATGCGGTCCACACCCAGGTCAATGTGATGACCCACGCTATGCGCGCCCGGAAGGAGCGGGGCGCCAAGGTGGTCGTTATCGACATCTATGAAACCGCAACAATGGCTCAGGCCGATATGGGCCTGATCCTCCGCCCCGGCACCGATGGGGCCTTGGCCGTGGCGGTCATGCATGTGCTGCTGCGCGAGGGGCTCGCCGACCGAGCCTATATGGCGCGCTACACCGATTTCGGACCCGAGTTCGAAGCCCATCTTGCCGCCCGAACGCCCGAATGGGCATCCCCGATCACCGGCCTTTCAGTCGAGCAGATCGAGGCTTTCGCCCGTCTTGTCGGCATGACGCCGCGCAGCTATTTCCGGTTGGGCTACGGTTTCACCCGGCAGCGCAACGGCGCCACCGCCATGCATGCCGCGCTTTGCATTCCGGCCATGACCGGTGCCTGGCAACACCGCGGGGGTGGAGCCTTCCACTCCAATTCCGGCACCTGGTCGCTGGACAAGTCGCGTCTCACCGGCAGTTTTCTCCAGAAGGGCGACCCCCGCTGGCTCGACATGAGTGAGATCGGTCTCATTCTTACCGGCGACGCCACCGCCCTCAAAGGTGGCGCACCGGTCATGGCCATGATCGTCCAAAACACCAATCCGGCCTCTGTCGCCCCCGAACAGCAGCTCACCCGTCGCGGCTTGGCGCGCGAGGACCTGTTTCTGGTTGTTCATGAACAGTTCATGACCGAGACCGCCGAACTCGCCGACATTGTCCTTCCTGCCACTATGTTCCTGGAACACAACGATTATTACACCCGCGGCGGCCACACCCGCGTGCTCTTCGGCCCCGCCCTGATCGAACGTCCCGGGGACGTCCGCTCCAACCACGAGGTCATTAACGCGCTGGCGCTCCGGCTTGGTCTGACCGACGATGTCTTCCGCACCAACGACAGGGATGTGGTTGCCGACACTTTCCAGCGCTCCAACTACCCCGCGCTTGAAGAGGTCGAAAAGACCGGCTTCGTCGATCGCGAGCGTCCGGACGCGCAGGCCCGTTTCGCGGATGGCTTTGCCTGGCCAGACGGCAAATTCCGCTTTGCCCCCAACTGGCAGGGCACTGCCGATAGAAAGGGTTATCTCTGGGTCTGTGACCCGGCAGATATGCCCCGGTTTGCCGATCACTGGGGCATCACCGAAGAGACAGATCACGAGCACCCCTTTCGGCTTGCCACTAGCCCCGCTCGAGGCTTCCTCAACTCGTCGTTTAACGAGACGCCCGGCAGCCAGAAGCGCGAGGGCGTGCCAACCGTCTTCATCCACCCCGAGGACGCATTACGCCTCGACATCGCGGAGGGCGATGCGGTCAAAGTCGGCAATAGGCGCGGCAGCGTTATTCTAACCGCACGCGTGCGGCTCGGCATGTCTCTCGGCGTGCTGATTGCCGAGGGCCTTCACAAGAACAGGTCGCATCGTGGCGGGTGGGGCATCAACGCGCTCACCAGTGCCACGCCGGCCCCCCCATTTGGCGGCACCACCTACCATGACAGTGCCGTCTGGATCACGAAAGCCCATTAG
- the sugE gene encoding quaternary ammonium compound efflux SMR transporter SugE, giving the protein MAWVYLVIAGLFETGWALGLKYTEGFTRPIPTVLTVGAMIISVVLLGIALRELPVGTGYAVWTGIGTVGTAILGMYLFGDPATVARLACLGLIIAGIIGLKVIS; this is encoded by the coding sequence ATCGCATGGGTTTACCTCGTCATTGCCGGCTTGTTCGAGACCGGTTGGGCCCTAGGCCTCAAATACACGGAGGGCTTCACTCGCCCAATTCCCACCGTGCTGACCGTGGGGGCAATGATCATCAGCGTGGTGCTGCTGGGCATCGCCCTGCGCGAGCTGCCGGTCGGCACCGGCTATGCCGTCTGGACAGGTATTGGCACCGTTGGAACAGCGATCTTGGGCATGTACCTCTTTGGCGATCCAGCTACGGTGGCGCGACTTGCCTGTTTGGGCTTGATCATCGCTGGCATCATCGGCCTCAAGGTTATATCCTGA
- a CDS encoding MDR family MFS transporter yields MSAIKPSQPPDEQSIPLIIGAVAVTLLLASLGQTIVSTALPVIVSELGGLEHLTWVVIAYLLSSTVVAPIYGKLGDLYGRKIVLQVAILIFLAGAGLSAFANSMNFLIVARAVQGLGGGGLMVVAMTVVADVIPPRQRGKIQGVFGAVFGVSTVVGPLLGGVIVEHLSWQWIFIINLPLGALALAVIAFALKPKPNRVAHQIDYLGFTLLTAALSAFVLATSLGGNTFPWMSPQIIGLIGAALVGLAVFAWVELHAAEPVLPLGLFRNNTFVITNIAGFLVGMAMFGSITFLPMHLQIAKGVSPTNSALQLLPMMVGLIGASTLSGFLMSRTGHYKVLPIVSTALLVIGLTLLGTMALKTPDWQVSLFMFLVGMGIGPVNSVSVTATQNAVDRNLVGVATAGTTLFRQIGGSIGVSVFGAIFASGLAGQVAGLVPASSAGAMNAQAIAALPGPVRHQVLEGFAAALHPVFLTAAGASMIAFLLLFFLKELPLATTLRKEPEVELDAEEEAAAAAVGAPATPR; encoded by the coding sequence ATGTCCGCCATCAAGCCATCCCAGCCGCCGGACGAACAATCCATCCCGCTGATTATCGGTGCCGTGGCGGTGACGCTGTTGCTGGCCTCCCTGGGCCAAACCATCGTATCGACTGCCCTACCAGTGATCGTCTCGGAACTGGGTGGCCTCGAACACCTGACCTGGGTGGTCATTGCCTATCTTCTCAGCTCCACCGTCGTCGCGCCCATCTATGGCAAGCTCGGCGATCTCTATGGCCGCAAGATTGTGCTGCAGGTGGCCATTCTCATCTTTCTCGCCGGTGCGGGTCTTTCGGCGTTCGCCAATTCCATGAACTTCCTCATCGTTGCCCGCGCCGTTCAGGGGCTCGGGGGTGGGGGCCTCATGGTGGTGGCCATGACGGTGGTGGCAGACGTCATTCCCCCGCGCCAACGCGGCAAAATCCAGGGGGTGTTTGGTGCCGTCTTCGGCGTGTCGACTGTCGTTGGGCCGCTCCTTGGCGGCGTCATCGTCGAGCATCTAAGCTGGCAGTGGATCTTCATCATCAATTTGCCGCTCGGCGCCCTGGCGCTGGCTGTAATCGCCTTTGCCCTTAAGCCAAAACCCAATCGCGTCGCCCACCAGATAGACTATCTCGGCTTCACCTTGCTCACGGCTGCTCTCTCGGCCTTCGTGCTCGCCACCAGCCTTGGCGGAAACACTTTCCCTTGGATGTCGCCCCAGATCATAGGTCTTATCGGGGCTGCATTGGTCGGACTTGCCGTTTTCGCTTGGGTGGAGTTGCACGCCGCCGAGCCCGTGTTGCCGCTCGGCCTGTTCCGCAACAACACTTTCGTCATCACCAACATCGCGGGCTTCCTCGTGGGCATGGCGATGTTTGGCTCCATCACCTTCCTGCCGATGCATCTGCAGATCGCCAAGGGTGTTTCGCCGACCAACTCCGCGCTGCAGCTTCTGCCGATGATGGTGGGCCTGATCGGCGCCTCTACCCTTTCGGGTTTTCTCATGAGCCGCACCGGACATTACAAAGTTCTGCCCATTGTATCCACGGCGCTGCTGGTCATCGGCCTCACATTGCTCGGCACCATGGCTCTGAAAACGCCGGATTGGCAGGTTTCCTTGTTCATGTTTCTGGTGGGCATGGGCATCGGCCCGGTCAACAGCGTCAGCGTCACCGCAACCCAGAACGCCGTCGACCGCAATCTGGTGGGGGTCGCCACGGCCGGCACCACGCTCTTTCGGCAGATCGGCGGGTCGATCGGCGTGTCGGTCTTCGGCGCAATCTTTGCGAGCGGTCTGGCCGGGCAAGTGGCTGGGCTAGTTCCTGCAAGTTCCGCTGGCGCCATGAACGCCCAAGCCATTGCCGCTTTGCCGGGGCCGGTTCGTCATCAGGTGCTCGAAGGCTTTGCCGCGGCGCTCCACCCTGTGTTCCTAACGGCCGCCGGGGCATCGATGATCGCCTTCTTGCTGCTTTTCTTCCTTAAGGAGCTGCCACTTGCCACTACCCTGCGTAAGGAGCCGGAGGTCGAGCTTGACGCCGAGGAGGAGGCTGCTGCGGCTGCGGTAGGAGCGCCGGCTACTCCCCGCTAG